A single region of the Microbulbifer sp. MKSA007 genome encodes:
- the hutH gene encoding histidine ammonia-lyase, which translates to MYQLEIDPGQLSLAQLRRVARESVQLSLAKSAYPAIEASAHTVAQVITEGRTVYGINTGFGLLANTRIEKHDLENLQRAIVLSHAAGTGNFMSEATVRLLMVLKINSLARGFSGVRPQVIEALMQLVNAGVYPAIPEKGSVGASGDLAPLAHMSVVLLGEGEVFIKGERKSAHEGLKAAGLEPITLAPKEGLALLNGTQASTAFALLGLFASEDLFAGALVTGAITLEAAKGSRRPFDDRIHNARGQQAQRDVAAIYRDLLGETSQIGDSHQFCEKVQDPYSLRCQPQVMGACLQQMRFAAEVLLAEANGVSDNPLVFTDEENPDNSDIISGGNFHAEPVAMVADNLALALAEIGSLSERRMALLIDSNLSGLPPFLVENGGVNSGFMIAQVTSAALASENKSMAHPACVDSLPTSANQEDHVSMATFAGRRLRDMADNTCGILAVELLAACQGLDFRAPLKSTEKLEAAKAKLRARVPFYDKDRYFAPDIEEAKQLLSSGAYLESINPNLLPISH; encoded by the coding sequence ATGTATCAATTGGAAATCGATCCCGGTCAATTGAGCCTTGCGCAACTGCGCCGCGTAGCCCGCGAGTCGGTGCAGCTGTCCCTGGCGAAAAGCGCCTACCCCGCTATTGAAGCCTCTGCCCACACTGTTGCCCAGGTTATTACCGAAGGGCGCACGGTATACGGAATTAATACCGGTTTTGGTTTATTGGCCAACACCCGTATTGAAAAGCACGACCTGGAAAACCTGCAGCGCGCTATTGTTCTGAGCCATGCCGCCGGTACCGGCAACTTTATGAGTGAAGCCACCGTGCGCCTGCTGATGGTGTTGAAAATCAACTCGCTCGCGCGCGGATTCTCCGGCGTGCGCCCGCAGGTCATCGAAGCTTTAATGCAACTGGTCAATGCCGGTGTCTACCCCGCTATCCCTGAGAAAGGTTCTGTCGGCGCTTCTGGCGATTTGGCGCCGCTGGCTCATATGAGCGTGGTACTTCTCGGTGAAGGGGAAGTATTTATCAAGGGCGAGCGCAAGAGTGCTCACGAAGGCCTCAAAGCCGCGGGACTAGAGCCCATTACCCTGGCCCCCAAAGAGGGCCTCGCCCTGCTAAACGGCACCCAGGCTTCTACCGCCTTTGCCCTGCTCGGCCTGTTCGCCAGTGAAGACTTGTTCGCCGGCGCCCTGGTAACCGGTGCCATTACCCTGGAAGCCGCCAAAGGCTCACGCCGCCCCTTCGATGATCGTATTCACAACGCCCGCGGCCAACAGGCTCAGCGCGACGTAGCGGCAATTTATCGGGACCTGCTTGGTGAAACCAGCCAGATCGGTGATTCCCACCAGTTCTGTGAAAAAGTGCAGGACCCCTACTCCCTGCGCTGTCAACCCCAGGTAATGGGTGCCTGTCTGCAGCAGATGCGCTTCGCTGCCGAAGTATTGTTGGCCGAGGCAAATGGTGTTTCCGATAACCCGCTGGTATTTACCGACGAGGAAAATCCGGATAACTCCGACATTATTTCCGGCGGTAACTTCCACGCGGAGCCTGTTGCTATGGTCGCCGACAACCTGGCGCTGGCATTGGCAGAAATCGGCTCCCTATCCGAGCGTCGCATGGCGCTGTTGATCGACAGCAACCTATCCGGCCTGCCTCCCTTCCTGGTGGAAAATGGCGGGGTGAACTCCGGCTTTATGATCGCCCAAGTCACCTCAGCGGCGCTTGCCAGTGAGAACAAATCCATGGCGCACCCAGCCTGCGTGGACTCACTGCCCACCTCCGCCAACCAGGAAGACCATGTATCCATGGCCACCTTTGCTGGCCGTCGCCTGCGGGATATGGCCGACAATACCTGTGGCATCCTGGCGGTGGAGCTACTCGCTGCCTGCCAGGGACTGGACTTCCGCGCGCCGTTAAAATCCACGGAAAAACTGGAGGCCGCCAAGGCAAAACTGCGCGCCCGAGTACCTTTCTATGACAAGGACCGCTACTTTGCCCCGGATATTGAAGAGGCGAAGCAATTGCTGAGCAGCGGCGCCTACTTAGAGTCAATAAACCCCAATCTCCTGCCCATCAGTCACTAA
- the pyk gene encoding pyruvate kinase encodes MIRRTKIVATLGPATDKEETLRQLIKAGVDMVRLNFSHGKIDDHRRRAKFVREEAERQCRHIALLGDLQGPKIRVGKFTDGRIYLRKGEEFILDPDWDKDSGSPEGVWVDYEALAEDCNEGDRLLLDDGRLSLRIKKIIGLSLKTEVENGGWLSDRKGINKQGGGLTAPALTEKDHRDIKVAAELQVDYLAVSFPRDARDIHKARKLLREAGGTAHIIAKIERAEAVSNDARLEKLILASDAIMVARGDLAVEIGDAELMGVQKHLISYARYLNRVVITATQMMESMISSPVPTRAEVCDVANAVLDGTDAVMLSAETAAGEYPIETVKHMAEVILGAEKHRKIYSTPESLRGDYPAGDACIAMAAMIIANHCREIKAIICQTETGNTALLMSRVCALIPIYAFCRHQKCCNRVALYSGVDPVLMDVSNMDGPLRDQKAISYLLDQELLISGDFVLISRGYQQDIGGHTDTLRIVRVP; translated from the coding sequence ATGATCAGGCGCACCAAAATTGTTGCCACCCTGGGTCCAGCTACCGATAAAGAAGAAACACTTCGGCAATTAATCAAGGCCGGTGTGGATATGGTTCGCCTGAACTTCTCTCATGGAAAAATTGATGATCACAGGCGTCGGGCAAAATTTGTCCGCGAGGAAGCCGAGCGTCAGTGCAGACATATTGCCCTGCTGGGAGATTTGCAGGGGCCCAAAATTCGTGTCGGAAAATTCACTGATGGGCGTATATATCTGCGCAAAGGTGAAGAATTTATTTTGGACCCGGATTGGGATAAAGATAGTGGCAGTCCTGAAGGTGTCTGGGTTGATTATGAAGCACTCGCAGAAGACTGTAATGAGGGAGACCGCCTGTTACTGGATGACGGCCGATTGAGTTTGCGCATCAAAAAAATTATTGGTTTGTCGTTAAAAACTGAAGTTGAAAATGGTGGCTGGTTATCTGATAGAAAGGGAATAAATAAGCAGGGAGGTGGCCTTACTGCGCCGGCACTGACAGAAAAAGACCATCGGGATATCAAAGTTGCCGCCGAGTTACAGGTAGATTATTTAGCCGTTTCTTTCCCTCGCGATGCTCGCGATATTCACAAAGCGAGAAAGTTACTCAGAGAGGCGGGTGGCACAGCACATATTATTGCCAAAATTGAAAGGGCTGAAGCGGTATCCAATGATGCTCGACTCGAGAAGCTTATCTTGGCCAGTGATGCCATTATGGTAGCGCGCGGTGATCTCGCCGTGGAGATTGGTGATGCAGAATTAATGGGAGTACAAAAACATTTAATCAGCTATGCCCGCTATCTCAATCGGGTAGTTATTACTGCGACACAAATGATGGAGTCGATGATTTCGAGCCCGGTACCTACTCGAGCAGAAGTCTGCGATGTGGCCAATGCAGTACTGGATGGTACTGATGCGGTAATGTTATCTGCTGAGACAGCGGCAGGTGAATATCCTATTGAAACCGTTAAGCATATGGCTGAAGTGATTCTTGGGGCAGAAAAACACCGTAAAATTTATTCCACGCCGGAAAGCCTTCGCGGCGATTACCCTGCGGGTGATGCGTGTATCGCCATGGCCGCCATGATCATAGCGAATCATTGCCGAGAAATTAAAGCCATTATTTGCCAGACCGAAACTGGAAATACTGCGTTATTGATGTCGAGAGTATGTGCATTAATTCCTATTTACGCTTTTTGTCGGCACCAGAAGTGCTGCAATCGTGTAGCCCTCTACAGCGGCGTTGACCCTGTATTAATGGATGTTTCTAATATGGACGGCCCGCTGCGAGATCAAAAAGCAATTTCTTATTTGCTGGATCAGGAACTGCTAATTTCAGGGGACTTCGTTTTGATATCCCGGGGTTATCAACAGGATATTGGTGGTCACACCGATACCCTGCGTATTGTCCGCGTGCCCTGA
- a CDS encoding META domain-containing protein, giving the protein MSRLVQIWLLGALLVVGGCLTNRIEEAQVVQSSGSMGAVCGKKWQLVRLRVNGGVVDIQRPADFTFVCNLQGNVMGRSGINTYRGEVQVTDNGQLLWDTSSFVSTKMGGPEPLLRQEHAYLGALAATRQAFTKSRGNRLILRDPSGDIYIEYVKAGP; this is encoded by the coding sequence ATGAGTAGGTTGGTACAAATATGGCTTCTGGGAGCCCTATTAGTTGTCGGCGGATGTCTAACAAACCGAATAGAAGAAGCCCAAGTTGTTCAATCCTCAGGCAGTATGGGAGCAGTCTGTGGTAAGAAGTGGCAGCTGGTGCGCCTGCGCGTCAATGGTGGGGTGGTCGACATCCAGAGGCCTGCGGACTTTACCTTTGTGTGCAATCTCCAAGGCAATGTCATGGGGAGGAGTGGCATAAACACCTATCGGGGAGAGGTGCAGGTAACCGATAACGGGCAGTTACTTTGGGATACCTCCAGCTTTGTCTCTACCAAGATGGGCGGCCCCGAACCCTTGCTGCGGCAAGAGCATGCCTACCTCGGTGCCCTCGCCGCCACTCGCCAGGCATTTACCAAATCGCGCGGGAATCGTTTGATACTTCGTGACCCCTCCGGTGATATCTATATAGAATACGTAAAGGCCGGACCTTGA
- a CDS encoding META domain-containing protein: MPRRAFYLLLSIIVCNLVLAGCSTPNPPIPQLQRSAWSACEHEWVLSSLYYSGRTYDSTLSWSRFWRDRPFFKCDQFGYVRGNSGTNPYLGRFSLTSSGAFTWERIPAIARMGGAHPSDELEIDYLNALRKSDLIVIVGNKMMISNTDGSAYIEFEQVDRSYRQAQPYKKGDPLGRQNDNQEESKR; the protein is encoded by the coding sequence ATGCCACGTCGTGCTTTTTACTTACTACTGAGTATTATCGTATGCAACCTGGTGCTTGCAGGCTGCAGCACCCCCAATCCCCCTATTCCCCAACTCCAACGATCAGCTTGGTCTGCCTGTGAGCACGAGTGGGTGCTATCGAGCTTGTATTACTCCGGGCGCACTTATGACTCAACCCTGAGCTGGAGCAGGTTTTGGCGGGATAGACCCTTTTTCAAATGCGATCAATTTGGTTATGTTAGGGGCAACAGTGGCACCAATCCGTACCTGGGGCGATTTTCTCTCACTAGCAGCGGTGCTTTCACCTGGGAGCGGATTCCCGCTATTGCGCGCATGGGGGGAGCACACCCCAGCGATGAACTGGAGATCGATTACCTCAATGCCCTGAGAAAGTCTGATTTGATTGTTATCGTGGGTAACAAGATGATGATCAGCAATACCGATGGCAGTGCCTATATTGAGTTTGAACAAGTAGACCGCAGCTATCGCCAGGCCCAACCCTATAAAAAAGGCGACCCATTGGGTCGCCAGAATGACAATCAAGAAGAATCAAAAAGATGA
- the smrA gene encoding DNA endonuclease SmrA, giving the protein MSSDSKLFKDALGEMGDVKPLAQERRVNLRKEPKQSESMLRERRAAATRLTEREMNPLSGEYIDLVEPWDPLEFKRDGVQNGVYRNLRLGKYSIDARLDLHRHSVEMARRAVMEFIRDCVEADVRCALITHGKGEGRKQPALLKSCINHWLPQLHEVLAFHSAQPQHGGLGATYLLLRKSERKRQENLEIHQKRR; this is encoded by the coding sequence GTGAGCAGCGACAGCAAATTATTTAAAGACGCTCTCGGTGAAATGGGAGACGTTAAACCGCTGGCGCAGGAGCGCCGCGTCAATTTGCGCAAGGAGCCGAAGCAATCTGAGTCTATGTTGCGGGAGCGCCGCGCCGCTGCCACGCGCCTGACAGAGCGGGAAATGAACCCCCTGTCCGGTGAATATATTGATCTGGTAGAGCCATGGGATCCGTTGGAATTCAAGCGCGATGGTGTGCAAAACGGGGTCTATCGCAATTTGCGCCTGGGCAAATACAGCATAGATGCGCGCCTAGATTTACATCGCCACTCTGTGGAGATGGCGCGCAGGGCCGTGATGGAATTTATCCGTGATTGTGTTGAAGCGGATGTGCGCTGTGCCCTGATTACCCACGGTAAGGGTGAGGGGCGTAAGCAGCCGGCGTTATTGAAAAGCTGTATCAATCACTGGTTGCCGCAGCTGCATGAAGTATTGGCTTTTCACAGTGCGCAACCCCAACACGGGGGCTTGGGAGCGACTTATCTGCTGCTGAGAAAGAGTGAACGCAAGCGGCAGGAGAATCTGGAGATACATCAAAAACGCCGTTAA
- a CDS encoding SDR family oxidoreductase, with the protein MQWDLPNPFITKVTVGAEHVDGLSHANNAEYVRWCEATAWAHSAALGLDVTNYQQLDRGMAIRHGEYDYILAAREGEELLFGTWLTEVDGRLNMTRRFQVFRAADKALVLRAEWRMVCIELSTGKPKRMPAIFKEIYSPAVTAPEAEKMSEEFVSLTNNSGALKDKTIFITGASRGIGRAIALKCAADGANIVIAAKSAEPHPKLPGTIFSVAEEVEKAGGNALALQVDVRDEQRVEQAMSEAAEKFGGIDAVINNAGAINLTNVESTPPKRYDLMQSINSRAVYLTAHLATPYLKKADNAHILSLCPPLNIQPKWLGPFAPYALSKFGMTILSLGLAEELREAGISVNTLWPRTLVATAAIEFAVGSRDMFEQSRKPSIMADAAYEILTTKDVALSGRQLIDEELLAERGVKDFTGYAHNPANADNLTKDLFLD; encoded by the coding sequence ATGCAGTGGGATCTGCCAAACCCATTTATCACCAAAGTGACGGTTGGCGCCGAACATGTGGATGGTCTGAGTCATGCCAACAATGCGGAATATGTGCGCTGGTGTGAGGCCACCGCCTGGGCGCACAGCGCAGCCCTGGGTCTGGATGTCACGAATTATCAGCAGCTTGACCGGGGAATGGCAATTCGTCATGGCGAGTATGACTATATACTGGCGGCCAGAGAGGGGGAGGAATTGCTGTTTGGCACCTGGCTCACTGAGGTGGACGGGCGTCTGAATATGACTCGCCGCTTTCAGGTGTTTCGCGCCGCCGATAAGGCATTGGTATTGCGGGCCGAATGGCGGATGGTGTGCATTGAGCTTTCCACTGGCAAGCCAAAACGTATGCCGGCGATCTTCAAGGAAATTTACAGTCCGGCAGTGACTGCCCCGGAGGCTGAAAAAATGAGTGAAGAGTTTGTATCCCTGACCAACAATTCAGGGGCGCTTAAGGACAAGACCATCTTTATCACTGGTGCCAGTCGTGGCATCGGCCGGGCGATTGCCCTCAAATGCGCGGCGGATGGTGCCAATATTGTGATTGCCGCTAAGTCGGCAGAACCACATCCCAAGCTTCCGGGAACCATCTTCTCGGTGGCGGAGGAAGTGGAGAAAGCCGGCGGCAATGCCCTGGCCCTGCAGGTGGATGTGCGCGATGAGCAGCGAGTAGAGCAGGCTATGTCGGAGGCTGCCGAAAAATTTGGCGGCATCGACGCTGTGATTAATAATGCGGGCGCGATCAACCTGACCAATGTTGAGTCGACACCACCCAAGCGCTACGACCTGATGCAGAGTATCAACAGTCGCGCGGTGTATCTCACCGCCCACTTGGCGACTCCCTACCTGAAAAAAGCTGACAACGCCCATATCCTCAGCCTGTGCCCACCGCTGAATATCCAGCCCAAGTGGTTGGGGCCCTTCGCTCCTTACGCCCTGTCAAAGTTTGGTATGACCATTCTCAGCCTGGGTTTGGCGGAAGAGCTGCGTGAGGCGGGGATCAGCGTGAACACTTTGTGGCCGCGCACGCTGGTGGCCACCGCTGCGATTGAGTTTGCGGTGGGTAGTCGCGATATGTTTGAGCAGAGCCGCAAGCCCTCGATTATGGCCGATGCGGCCTACGAGATACTGACGACTAAAGATGTCGCCTTGAGCGGTCGCCAGCTAATCGATGAAGAGCTGTTGGCAGAGCGCGGTGTGAAGGATTTCACCGGTTATGCCCACAATCCAGCCAATGCAGACAATTTAACCAAGGATTTATTTCTCGACTGA
- the secB gene encoding protein-export chaperone SecB, with translation MAEELNGAAANAEAPQVQFAMQRIYLKDLSFETPMGAEVFKKQWKPQVNQELNTKTAKIEDDLYEVALTLTITVKLEEDTAFLVEVKQAGLFGIKGLEGQQLAQALNTACPQILFPYAREVIDNAVVKGSFPALMLPPVNFDALFAAALDKAQKEAEGAQANA, from the coding sequence ATGGCTGAAGAATTAAATGGCGCAGCGGCAAACGCAGAGGCTCCACAAGTACAATTTGCGATGCAACGCATCTACCTGAAAGACCTCTCCTTCGAAACCCCGATGGGTGCCGAGGTCTTCAAAAAGCAGTGGAAGCCCCAGGTTAATCAGGAGCTGAACACCAAGACTGCGAAGATCGAGGACGATCTGTACGAAGTGGCTCTGACCCTGACTATCACCGTAAAGCTGGAAGAAGACACCGCTTTCCTGGTGGAAGTAAAACAAGCTGGCCTGTTCGGTATCAAAGGCCTTGAAGGTCAACAGCTGGCCCAGGCCCTGAATACTGCCTGCCCGCAAATTCTGTTCCCCTACGCTCGCGAAGTGATCGATAACGCTGTAGTTAAAGGTTCTTTCCCGGCACTGATGTTGCCGCCGGTGAACTTCGACGCTCTGTTCGCTGCTGCCCTCGATAAGGCACAGAAAGAAGCAGAGGGCGCTCAAGCGAACGCTTAA
- the grxC gene encoding glutaredoxin 3, whose translation MQNVVIYTTRFCPYCIRAKQLLDSKGVAYREIPVDNNPGLRAEMADKAGRRSVPQIWIGDKHVGGCDDLMALERGGRLDKLLKAAG comes from the coding sequence ATGCAGAATGTTGTCATTTATACCACCCGTTTCTGCCCCTACTGTATTCGCGCCAAGCAGCTACTGGATAGCAAGGGTGTCGCTTATCGCGAAATCCCTGTGGACAATAATCCCGGCTTGCGCGCAGAAATGGCTGACAAGGCGGGGCGCCGCTCTGTGCCGCAGATTTGGATTGGCGATAAGCATGTAGGTGGTTGCGACGACCTGATGGCGTTGGAGCGCGGTGGCCGACTCGACAAATTGCTGAAAGCAGCGGGATAA
- a CDS encoding rhodanese-like domain-containing protein — protein sequence MDFLDFLAEQWLLVGLLVALLYAFVLTERFKSGEPASLHEVTKLINSDGAKVLDIRDRSEFTAGHIVDSLHIPHGDVAERIAELEPFKDKTIIVADKMGQHAGPVGRMLKQKGFQVRRLQGGMSEWANQNLPVVKGKG from the coding sequence GTGGATTTTCTCGACTTTTTAGCTGAGCAGTGGCTGTTGGTCGGCCTGCTTGTGGCATTGCTTTACGCATTTGTTTTGACTGAGCGATTCAAGTCTGGCGAGCCGGCATCACTTCATGAAGTGACCAAGCTGATCAATAGCGACGGGGCCAAGGTGCTGGATATTCGCGATCGCAGCGAGTTCACTGCCGGTCATATTGTCGACTCCCTGCATATTCCCCACGGGGATGTGGCTGAGCGCATTGCCGAGCTGGAACCGTTTAAAGACAAGACCATTATTGTCGCTGACAAGATGGGGCAGCACGCAGGTCCGGTGGGGCGCATGCTGAAACAGAAAGGTTTCCAAGTGCGTCGCCTGCAGGGCGGAATGAGCGAGTGGGCTAACCAGAACCTGCCTGTCGTTAAAGGCAAAGGTTAA
- the gpmI gene encoding 2,3-bisphosphoglycerate-independent phosphoglycerate mutase: MAATQAPQKRPLVLLILDGFGHSDNPEHNAIHAAKSPVWDNIWSTRPKTLIQTSGMAVGLPDGQMGNSEVGHMTLGAGRVVYQNFTRINKAIQDGDFFRNTAYTTAVDKAIANNGAVHIMGLLSEGGVHSHEDHIVAMITLAAQRGARAIYVHAFLDGRDTPPRSAEPSLARLMQVCDSVGNAHMATLAGRYFAMDRDQRWERTESVYDMLTLGTAEHSASDALAGLASANERGENDEFVAPTVIGEPAPIQDGDALIFMNFRPDRARQLTRAFTEQDFSGFERKAKPQLADFVMTTEYAADIHASCAFPPENLVNSLGEYLSAEGKTQLRIAETEKYAHVTFFFSGGREEPYNGETRELIKSPDVATYDLQPEMNAPIVTDKLVAAIESGEYDAIICNYANGDMVGHTGVFEAAVKAVEALDQCVERVVNAALTAGGEVLITADHGNVEEMFDANSGQVSTQHSTLPVPFVYIGERNVQMCDGGSLADVAPTMLALMDLPQPAEMTGQSLVKMD; this comes from the coding sequence ATGGCCGCTACGCAAGCCCCGCAAAAACGCCCCCTGGTCCTGCTGATTCTGGACGGCTTCGGCCACAGCGACAATCCCGAGCACAATGCGATTCACGCAGCCAAGTCTCCGGTTTGGGACAATATCTGGTCGACCCGCCCAAAAACCCTGATCCAGACGTCCGGGATGGCGGTGGGCCTGCCCGATGGACAAATGGGCAACTCGGAAGTCGGCCATATGACACTGGGTGCCGGTCGAGTGGTCTACCAGAACTTTACCCGGATCAACAAAGCCATCCAGGACGGCGACTTCTTCCGCAATACCGCTTACACCACTGCGGTCGATAAGGCTATCGCCAATAACGGCGCCGTCCATATTATGGGACTCCTATCCGAAGGCGGCGTACACAGCCACGAAGACCATATTGTCGCCATGATAACCCTGGCGGCACAGCGCGGCGCCCGCGCTATTTATGTACACGCATTTCTCGATGGCCGCGACACCCCACCGCGCAGTGCCGAACCATCCCTGGCGCGCCTGATGCAGGTGTGTGACTCCGTCGGCAATGCCCATATGGCTACCCTGGCCGGGCGCTACTTCGCCATGGATCGCGACCAGCGCTGGGAGCGCACCGAGTCCGTTTACGACATGCTGACCCTGGGTACAGCAGAGCACAGTGCCAGTGACGCCCTGGCAGGACTGGCCTCGGCCAATGAGCGCGGTGAAAACGATGAATTTGTCGCGCCAACGGTGATTGGCGAGCCCGCTCCGATCCAGGACGGCGATGCCCTTATCTTTATGAATTTCCGCCCGGATCGCGCGCGCCAGTTAACCCGCGCTTTTACCGAGCAGGACTTCAGCGGCTTCGAGCGCAAAGCCAAGCCGCAGCTGGCGGACTTTGTCATGACGACCGAATACGCTGCCGATATCCACGCCAGCTGTGCCTTCCCGCCAGAAAACCTAGTCAACTCCCTCGGCGAGTACTTGTCTGCAGAGGGCAAAACCCAGCTGCGCATCGCCGAGACAGAGAAGTATGCCCACGTTACCTTCTTCTTTAGCGGCGGCCGCGAAGAGCCCTACAACGGCGAAACCCGTGAATTGATCAAGTCACCGGATGTGGCCACCTACGACCTGCAACCGGAAATGAATGCGCCAATCGTCACTGACAAACTGGTAGCGGCGATTGAGAGCGGCGAGTACGACGCCATTATCTGCAACTACGCCAACGGCGATATGGTCGGCCATACCGGTGTTTTCGAGGCGGCGGTAAAAGCCGTCGAAGCCCTGGACCAGTGTGTAGAGCGCGTCGTAAACGCCGCTCTGACTGCCGGCGGCGAGGTGCTGATTACTGCCGACCACGGCAATGTGGAAGAGATGTTCGACGCCAACTCCGGCCAAGTCAGCACCCAGCACTCCACTCTGCCGGTGCCTTTTGTTTATATCGGCGAGCGCAATGTGCAAATGTGTGACGGAGGTAGTCTGGCGGATGTAGCACCAACCATGTTAGCGTTGATGGATCTGCCACAACCGGCGGAAATGACCGGCCAAAGTTTGGTAAAAATGGACTGA
- a CDS encoding peptidoglycan DD-metalloendopeptidase family protein, whose translation MKTLVLFLIALISLPAWSQAEGDEQARLAQIKQRIESLQQELNQVRGQRDQLLKDLEENEKDISGLHQRIDKIKQDMRSRSDKLRELQQEQQQLQESRRSMQRRVEQEIAAAYRLGRQEQIKLLLNQQDPQNVARHLRYHDYFLQERSRIIDTYLETLTSLETVSASIERERETLKAEREQLQKRQSKLRVAQQNRKDTLDKLAARLSDGSGELKQLQGDRTRLQKLIDEVGRAIASLVNPSEQKPFARQRGKMQWPVDGRRANAYGQRRANGITWKGVTLRANEGEPVRAIHRGRVVFSDYLRGHGMLVILDHGEEYMSLYAHNQSLTRNIGEWVESGDTIARVGNSGGLSHSGVYFEIRHRGKAQDPTVWCRS comes from the coding sequence ATGAAAACTCTCGTACTCTTCCTGATCGCCCTGATTTCCCTGCCCGCCTGGAGCCAGGCAGAGGGAGATGAGCAGGCGCGCCTGGCGCAAATCAAGCAACGCATTGAGTCCCTGCAACAGGAACTCAACCAGGTGCGGGGCCAGCGCGACCAATTGCTCAAGGATTTGGAAGAGAACGAGAAAGATATTTCTGGGCTGCACCAGCGCATAGACAAGATCAAACAGGATATGCGCAGCCGCTCGGACAAGCTGCGCGAACTCCAGCAGGAACAACAGCAACTGCAAGAGTCGCGACGAAGTATGCAGCGGCGGGTCGAGCAGGAGATCGCCGCCGCATACCGACTAGGCCGACAGGAGCAGATCAAGCTCCTGCTCAACCAGCAAGATCCACAGAACGTCGCCCGCCATCTCCGCTACCACGATTACTTCCTCCAAGAACGCAGCCGCATCATAGACACTTACCTTGAAACCCTCACCTCACTGGAAACCGTATCCGCCTCCATTGAGCGCGAGCGCGAGACCCTGAAAGCGGAGCGAGAGCAACTGCAGAAACGCCAGAGCAAACTGCGCGTCGCACAGCAGAATCGCAAGGACACGCTGGATAAACTTGCGGCGCGGCTCTCCGATGGCAGCGGTGAACTCAAGCAGCTCCAAGGGGATCGCACACGCCTGCAAAAATTGATCGACGAAGTAGGCCGCGCCATCGCCTCACTGGTAAACCCCAGCGAGCAAAAACCCTTTGCGCGCCAGCGGGGCAAGATGCAGTGGCCTGTTGATGGCCGCCGCGCCAATGCCTATGGACAGCGCCGCGCCAATGGCATCACTTGGAAAGGTGTCACCTTGCGCGCCAATGAAGGGGAGCCGGTGCGGGCGATCCACCGCGGCCGCGTGGTTTTCTCCGATTACCTGCGCGGCCACGGCATGCTGGTTATCCTGGATCATGGAGAGGAGTACATGAGTCTCTACGCCCACAACCAGTCCCTCACCCGCAATATTGGCGAGTGGGTGGAAAGTGGTGACACCATCGCTCGGGTTGGCAATAGCGGTGGACTCAGCCATAGCGGTGTTTACTTCGAAATTCGCCACCGGGGTAAAGCGCAGGACCCTACAGTTTGGTGCCGCTCCTGA